The Solanum lycopersicum chromosome 9, SLM_r2.1 genome window below encodes:
- the LOC104649314 gene encoding uncharacterized mitochondrial protein AtMg00860-like, giving the protein MYHVDISDMVEKTLEVFMDDFSVVGDSFDRCLSHLNKGKCHFMVKEGIVLGPRISDKGIEVDRAKVEVIETFSPPISIKGVRSFLGHTGFYKRFIKDFSKNSHPQFKLLEKEC; this is encoded by the exons ATGTATCATGTCGATATCTCCGATATGGTGGAGAAAACTcttgaggtgtttatggatgacttTTCAGTTGTTGGCGACTCTTTTGATCGTTGCTTGAGTCACTTGAACAAG ggaaaatgtcacttcatggtgaaagagggtattgtattgGGCCCTCGCATCTCAGataagggtatagaggttgatcgagcaaAAGTTGAGGTTATAGAGACATTTTCTCCACCTATCTctataaaaggtgtgagaagttttcttggtCATACGGGCTTCTACAAGAGGTTTATTaaagatttctcaaaaaattcACATCCTCAGTTCAAGTTACTTGAGAAGGAATGTtaa
- the LOC138338603 gene encoding uncharacterized protein — MRRRFDSSDEHAKELRGDLANIGQKVDAHAVSIMHLELKMAQLSTTVNPRQLGTLPRNTIQNPKNDGHCMAVTTRGGKHTIDPPMLFIIEDEVRKDEEVVKTSGELADKAVKEAEVPQKVIPIPRPPPPFPQRLVKITKDVYENIFTKKRSVCFEDDDRMQYCTTISTRSLVQNKEDSCAFTIPCTIGLLQFVKSLCDLSASINLMSLSIYKKLGLGHLKRIAMQLLMADRTVKRPIGILHDVLVKVKSFIFLTDFVILDCKVYFKVPNILGKSFLTSARALVDMEKAQMKFRFNNEEATFNICLRVREVQIEECFGVEALASMIMNIESDDTEEYGSLAVVLERGEFWFKPKKLELDMKYRESPTAKPSIEEAPKLELKDLTPHQRFKRAIGWTIADIIWISASICSHKIQLMPDHKPSIENQRHFNPPMQVVVKKESIKWLDAGVIYPIADSSWACPI, encoded by the exons ATGAGGAGGAGGTTTGATTCTAGTGATGAGCACGCTAAGGAGTTGAGAGGTGATTTGGCTAATATAGGGCAAAAGGTGGATGCACATGCAGTCTCAATCATGCATCTTGAGTTGAAAATGGCCCAGTTGTCTACTACTGTGAACCCACGTCAgctgggcactcttcctagaaataCCATTCagaatccaaaaaatgatggacattgcatGGCAGTCACGACTCGAGGAGGTAAGCATACCATTGATCCACCCATGTTGTTTATAATAGAAGATGAGGTGAGAAAAGATGAAGAGGTAGTCAAAACTAGTGGTGAATTAGCGGACAAAGCGGTAAAAGAAGCAGAGGTACCCCAAAAAGTGATCCCcattcctagaccaccaccaccattcCCTCAAAGATTGGTGAAGATAActaaggatg tttatgaaaatatatttacaaagAAGAGATCGGTatgttttgaggatgatgaccgAATGCAGTATTGTACTACTATTtctacaaggtctcttgtgcaaaataaagaagattcgtgcgctttcactattccatgtaccatCGGTTTGTTACAATTTGTTAAATCACTATGTGATCTCAgtgcaagcataaatctcatgtctCTCTCCATATataagaaattgggtttgggtCACCTAAAGCGCATTGCGATGCAgttactgatggccgatcgaacagtgaagaggcctattgggatactccatgatgtgctagtgaAGGTGAAATCGTTTATATTTTTGaccgattttgtgattcttgactgCAAGGTGTATTTTAAGGTGCCTAATATTCTTGGAAAGTCGTTCCTTACTAGTGCTCgcgccttagttgatatggaaaaagcacagatgaagtttaggtttaataatgaagaagcaactttcaacattt GTTTGAGAGTACGTGAGGTACAAATTGAAGAGTGCTTTGGTGTTGAGGCACTAGCGTCAATGATCATGAATATTGAGAGTGATGATACagaagagtatgggtcattggcTGTGGTACTTGAACGAGGTGAATTTTGgttcaaaccaaagaaattggagttagatatgaaatATCGCGAGTCTCCAaccgcgaaaccatctattgaAGAGGCCCcaaaattagagcttaaggATCTAACACCTCATcagag GTTCAAACGGGCCATTGgatggactattgcggacattatttgGATCTCAGCCAGTATTTGTTCACACAAAATTCAACTCATGCCCGaccataagccaagtattgagaaCCAGAGACATTTTAATCCACCAATGCAAGTGGTAGTGAAAAAGGAGAGCATTAAGTGGTTAGATGCCGGAGTCATATATCCTATTGCTGATAGTAGTTGGGCATGCCCCATTTAG